From Punica granatum isolate Tunisia-2019 chromosome 1, ASM765513v2, whole genome shotgun sequence:
TCGATATGATCTCAGGCAAGAATGTGTAGGAGGTGCTCTAGGCGCTGGTCCCGCTGTACATGGCCATGTTCCTTGCCTATGGGCCAGTTCAGTGGTGGGGAGTGTTCACACCGATGCAGTGTGCCGAGATCAACTACTATGTGGCCACGTTCGTTGTCCCGGTCCTCGACTTTAATTTCATCGCTACCTCAAACCTCTACGAGATCAACTACAAATTCATCGCTGCCGACACCCTCCATAAGGTAGTCATCCTCCTTGCCTTTGGAGTACGGTCCATGATTGTCTCGACCAAGCCCATCGGAGGAGGACGCTTCGGCCCCGAGTGGTCCATCACCCTCTTCTCCCTGTCCTCCCTCCCTAACACACTCATTGTCGGCATCCACCTCCTCGAAACAATGTGTGGCAAGCCTGTCGGCATTCTCATGGTCCAGGTGATCGTCTTTCGGAGCGTCATCTGATATAACCTCCTTCTGCTCATGTTCAAGTACCGGGCAGCCAaaattctcatcaatgagcGTTTCCCTGGCTTTGTCGGCGAGATAACCTCGATCAGAGTTGACTCGGACGTCGTATCGCTTAGCGGCATTGAACCCCTGGAGACGAATGTTGAGGGGGACGTTGATGGCAGGTTTCATGTCCAGGTGAGGCGGTCTCCATTTGCTTCCTCAAACAACAACATGTTTCGGTTATCTTCAATCAGGAGCGACACCACGCGAGCGTCAAATCTCAGTGGGGTCGAGATCTACTCAGTACAATCTTCTCCAGTGGGATCAATCTCGAGCTTCCACTATGCAGGCAGAGAGCCGGTGAGCGGGATGCCGATAAATCCAATGTTTTTATGGAGCGACACTCAAGGACTAGCTGGAGGATCGGTTAGGAAGCATGAGACGGTGGTGCTGCCTTATATCAGTGGGGCCGGTAGGgcaatcggacatcggaggaGTGTTCACACCGATGCCATGCTCCTTGCCTACGGGCCAGTTCAGCGGTGGGGAGTGTTCACACCGATGCAGTGTGCCGAGATCAACCGCTATGTGGCCACGTTCGCTGTCCCGGTTCTCGGCTTTAATTTCATCGTTACCTCAAACCTCTACGAGATCAACTACAAATTCATCGCTGCCGACACCCTCCATAAAGTAGTCATCCTCCTTGCCTTTGGAGTATGGTCCATGATTGTCTCGGCCAAGCCCATCGGAGGAGGACGCTTCCGCCCCGAGTGGTCCATCACCCTCTTCTCCCTGTCTTCCCTCCCTAACACACTCATTGTCGGCATCCACCTCCTCGAAGCAATGTGTGGCAAGCCTGTCGGCATTCTCATGGTCCAGGTGATCATCTTTCGGAGCGTCATCTGATATAACCTCCTTCTGCTCCTGTTCGAGTACCGGGCAGCCAaaattctcatcaatgagcGTTTCCCTAGCTCTGTCGGTGAGATAACCTCGATCAGAGTTGACTCGGACGTCGTATCGCTTAGCGGCATTGAACCCCTGGAGACGAATGTTGAGAGGGACGTTGATGGAAGGTTTCATGTCCGGGTGAGGTGGTCTCCATTTGCTTCCTCAAACAACAACATGTTTCGGTTATCTTCAATCTGGAGCGACACCACGCGAGCGTCAAATCTCAGTGGGGTCGAGATCTACTCAGTACAATCTTCTCAAGTGGGATCAATCTCGAGCTTCCACTATGCAGGCAGAGAGCCGGTGAGCGGGATGCCGATAAATCCAATGTTTTTATGGAGCGACACTCAAGGACTAGCTGGAGGATCGGTTAGGAAGCATGAGACGGCGGTGCTGCCTTATATCAGTGGGGCCGGTAGGgcaatcggacatcggaggaCCTCGTCCAATGCCTCGATTGCTCAGTAGCCTAGGCTGTTACTGATGCATCCTATGGTTAATGGTTCATTTGGCGGCTCTGACAACTTCGTTAGGAGCCACTCTTCCTCTTATTTCAATCTTCAACGTCTGGAAGAATTTGGGTCGAAAGGTAACACTAATTAAATTTGATCGTTGAATGTTGATCACCGAAGAAACTAGCATGAATTTCTATCCAACAACAATTCAATCACTCCAATAACTAGGTcgagatatatattttggtaGGACGAAACTACTTGATCGAGAAGTGGGAGGAAAGATCAAATTATGAGGGGAGTGTGAGAGGATCTCGGAAAGTAATCAATGGTGGAGAAGACGGGGAAGGCGGAGGAGAGGCTAGGTTACAACCACCAATCAAGCAAGAAATGCCACTGACGATTGTCATGATGAAGCTCATCCTCCTTTTGGTATGGAGGAAGCTCATCCGGAACCTTAACACTTACGCTAGTATCTTTGGTGTAATCTAGtccattttttaaagaaaaatatagatgatattttgaatttgaatttacaaaaaaaaggaaagagatgaTAAATGGAAGGTATAATTGGTAGATAATTAGGACAGATGTCTCGATTATATAAGCCGCCTACAAATATCAGATTCCACGGAATCGCGTGATAGGtatatagacatatatatatatatatataatgaagtgACGTATATATTTAGACCGCATGCACCTTAACAAGAAATGCAACTTTGACAGTCCCCTATGAATTGACAGAACATTAGTAAGATCTATGCGTGTGCATGAGACGGAGATCGATATGATCTCTGGCAAGAATTTGTACGAGGTGCTCTCGGCGCTGGTCCCGCTGTACAAGGCCATGTTCCTTGCCTATGGGTCAGTTCAGTGGTGGGGACTGTTCACACCGATGCAGTGTGCCGGGATCAACCGCTATGTGGCCACGTTCGCTGTCCCGGTCCTCGGCTTTAATTTCATGGCTACCTCAAACCTTTACGAGATCAACTACAAATTCATCGCTGCCGACACCCTCCAGGAGGTAGTCATCCTCCTTGCCCTTGGAGTATGGTCCATGATTGTCTCGGACAAGCCCATCGGAGGAGGACGCTTCGGCCCCGAGTGGTCCATCACCCTCTTCTCCCTGTCCTCCCTCCCTAACACACTCATTGTCGACATCCCCCTCCTTGAAGCAACGTATGGTAAGACTGCCGGCTTTCTCATGGTCCAGGTGATCGTCTTTCAGAGCGTCATCTGGTATAACCTCCTTCTGATCCTGTTCGAGTATCGAGCAGCCAaaattctcatcaatgagcGTTTCCCTGGCTCTGTCGGTGAGATTACCTCGATCAGAGTTGACTCGGACGTCGTATCCCTTAGCGGCATTGAACCCCTGGAGACGGATGCTGACAGGGACGTTGATGGCAGGTTTCATGTCCGAGTGAGGGGGTCTCCATTTGCTTCCTCAAACAACAACTCGTTTCGGTTATCTTCAATCAGGAGCGACGCCTCGCGAGCGTCAAATCTCAGTGGGGTCGAGATCTACTTAGTACAATCTTCTCCAGTGAGATCAATCTCGAGCTTCCACGATGCAGGCAGAGAGCCGGTTAGCGGGGTGCCGATAAATCCAATGTTTTTATGGAGTGGCACTCAAGGACTAGCTGGAGGATCGGTTAGGAAGCATGAGACGGAGGTGCCGCGTTATATCAGTGGGGCCGGTGGGGCAATCGGTCATCGGATGACCTCCTCCAATGCCTCGGCTGCTCACGAGCCTAGGTCGTTAAGTATGGATCCTACGGTTAATGGTTCATTTGGCGGCTCGGACAACTTCGTCAGGAGCCATTCTTCCTCGGATTTCGATCTTCAACGTCTAGAAGAATTTGGGTCGAAAGGTAACACTAATTAAATTTGATCGTTGAATGTTGATTACCGATTAAACTAGCATGCATTTCTATCCAACAACAATTCAATCACTCGAATAACTAGGTcgagatatatattttggtaGGACGAAACTACTTGATCGAGAAGTGGGAGGAAAGATCAAATTATGAGGGGAGTGTGAGAGGATCTCAGAAAGTAATCGATGGAGGAGAAGACGGGGAAGGCGGAGGAGAGGCTAGGTTACAACCATCGATCAAGCATGAAATGCCACCGATGATTGTCATGATGAAGCTTACCCTCCTTTTGGTATGGAGGAAGCTCATCCGGAACCCTAACACTTACGCCAGTATCCTTGGTGCAATCTAGTccaatttttaaagaaaaatttagatgatattttgaatttgaatttacaaaaaaaaaaacagagaagaTAAGTAGAAGGTATAATTGGTAGATAAATAGGACACATGTCTCGATTATATAAGCCGTCTGCAAATATCAGATTCCACGGAATCGCGtgataggtatatatatatatatctataaaataaagTGACGTATATATTTAGACCGTATGCACCTTAACAAGAAATACAAGTTTGACAGTCCCCTATGAATTGACAGAACATTAGGAAGATCAGTGCGTGTGCATGAGACGGAGATCGATATGATCTCAGGCAAGAATGTGTACGAGGTGCTCTCGGCGCTGGTCCCGCTGTACATGGCCAAGTTCCTTGCCTACAGGTCAGTTCAGTGGTGGGGACTGTTCACACCGATGCAGTGTGCCGGGATCAACTGCTAGGTGGCCACGTTCGCTGTCCCGGTCCTCGGCTTTAATTTCACCGCTACCTCAAACCTCTACGAGA
This genomic window contains:
- the LOC116207496 gene encoding auxin efflux carrier component 2-like, producing the protein MISGKNLYEVLSALVPLYKAMFLAYGSVQWWGLFTPMQCAGINRYVATFAVPVLGFNFMATSNLYEINYKFIAADTLQEVVILLALGVWSMIVSDKPIGGGRFGPEWSITLFSLSSLPNTLIVDIPLLEATYGKTAGFLMVQVIVFQSVIWYNLLLILFEYRAAKILINERFPGSVGEITSIRVDSDVVSLSGIEPLETDADRDVDGRFHVRVRGSPFASSNNNSFRLSSIRSDASRASNLSGVEIYLVQSSPVRSISSFHDAGREPVSGVPINPMFLWSGTQGLAGGSVRKHETEVPRYISGAGGAIGHRMTSSNASAAHEPRSLSMDPTVNGSFGGSDNFVRSHSSSDFDLQRLEEFGSKGRNYLIEKWEERSNYEGSVRGSQKVIDGGEDGEGGGEARLQPSIKHEMPPMIVMMKLTLLLVWRKLIRNPNTYASILGAI